The following are from one region of the Paenibacillus bovis genome:
- the argH gene encoding argininosuccinate lyase codes for MSKLWGGRFTKQTNHLVEEYTASIHFDKALAEEDIQGSLAHVTMLGKCGIVPAEDVETIKAGLNKVLSKIQAGEVQFSVSDEDIHMNIEKHLIEEVGAVGGKLHTGRSRNDQVATDMHLYLRKRVVELIGLLHALQESLITQAKSNMDTIVPGYTHLQRAQPILFPHHLMAYVSMFERDIDRLKDSYKRINVLPLGAGALAGTTFPIDRHFVAEQLGFDAVYENSLDAVSDRDFIVEFLSGASLIMTHLSRLSEELVLWSSTEFNFVELDDAFCTGSSIMPQKKNPDVAELVRGKTGRVYGNLIGLLTVLKSLPLAYNKDMQEDKEGMFDTVATLEGALQLFAPMIATMKVNTGRMREAVNKDFSNATDIADFLVGKGLPFRQAHEVIGKTVLYCIQEGKYLLDLTLDEFQNFSPLFDDTIYQVLQPETVVNARNVYGGTATVQVEQAIERAGGKLQHTVQWLEQHT; via the coding sequence ATGAGCAAACTATGGGGCGGACGTTTTACCAAACAAACCAACCATCTGGTGGAGGAATATACAGCCTCTATCCATTTCGATAAAGCACTTGCAGAAGAAGATATCCAGGGCAGTCTCGCTCATGTCACCATGCTGGGCAAATGCGGCATCGTACCTGCAGAAGATGTAGAGACGATCAAAGCCGGTCTGAATAAAGTATTATCCAAGATCCAGGCGGGTGAAGTACAATTCTCCGTCTCGGATGAAGATATCCATATGAATATTGAAAAGCATCTGATCGAGGAAGTCGGCGCTGTCGGCGGCAAGCTGCATACCGGACGTAGCCGTAACGATCAGGTCGCGACCGATATGCATCTGTATCTGCGCAAGCGGGTCGTCGAGCTGATCGGGCTGCTGCATGCACTGCAGGAATCCCTGATTACCCAGGCCAAAAGCAATATGGACACCATCGTGCCGGGCTATACGCATCTGCAGCGTGCCCAGCCGATCCTGTTCCCTCATCATCTGATGGCATATGTATCCATGTTCGAACGGGATATTGACCGTCTCAAGGACAGCTACAAGCGTATTAACGTACTGCCGCTCGGAGCAGGTGCGCTCGCAGGGACGACCTTCCCGATCGATCGTCATTTCGTAGCCGAACAGCTCGGATTCGATGCTGTGTATGAAAACAGTCTGGATGCGGTCAGCGATCGCGACTTTATCGTCGAGTTCCTGTCCGGTGCCTCGCTGATCATGACGCATTTGTCCCGTTTGAGCGAAGAGTTGGTGCTGTGGAGCAGTACCGAGTTCAACTTTGTCGAATTGGATGATGCATTCTGCACGGGCAGCAGCATTATGCCACAGAAGAAAAATCCGGATGTTGCCGAGCTGGTACGCGGCAAAACCGGACGGGTATATGGCAATCTGATCGGTCTGCTGACCGTACTCAAATCCCTGCCGCTTGCTTACAACAAAGATATGCAGGAAGACAAAGAAGGCATGTTCGATACGGTAGCGACGCTGGAAGGCGCCCTGCAGCTGTTCGCACCGATGATCGCGACGATGAAGGTCAATACCGGCCGGATGCGCGAAGCGGTCAACAAGGACTTTTCCAATGCGACCGATATTGCGGATTTCCTCGTGGGTAAAGGTCTGCCTTTCCGTCAGGCGCATGAAGTTATCGGTAAAACGGTGCTGTATTGCATCCAGGAAGGCAAGTATCTGCTTGATCTGACACTGGACGAGTTCCAGAACTTCTCTCCGCTGTTTGACGATACGATCTATCAGGTACTGCAGCCGGAGACGGTCGTGAATGCCCGTAACGTATATGGCGGTACAGCAACCGTACAGGTGGAGCAGGCTATCGAACGTGCTGGAGGCAAACTACAGCATACAGTACAGTGGCTGGAGCAGCATACCTGA
- the argB gene encoding acetylglutamate kinase, whose product MTEIAADRTFVMKCGGSTLAALPASFFEDLKHIQESGITPVIVHGGGPAISDNLTRLGIETEFVGGLRKTTEQVLDVVEMVLSGSINKQIVRRIQGSHAKAIGISGVDGGLIQARPVSNSAEVGLVGDVTYVEASIIRAIVQLGYIPVIAPVGADAVGQRYNINADTAAGAVASHLGVPRMIVVTDVPGIMRTVDGEKQVLPRVTISEIDEMIATGEIYGGMIPKVKAAIACIQGDVQQVIIVDGSEPQILSRVLRGDAVGTRIVRNESIISQ is encoded by the coding sequence ATGACTGAAATTGCAGCCGATCGTACCTTTGTGATGAAGTGCGGTGGAAGTACGCTGGCGGCCCTGCCCGCCTCCTTTTTTGAAGACCTGAAACATATTCAGGAATCGGGGATTACGCCTGTCATCGTACACGGGGGCGGCCCTGCCATATCGGATAATCTGACCCGGCTGGGCATTGAAACCGAATTTGTCGGCGGACTGCGCAAGACGACCGAGCAGGTGCTGGATGTGGTGGAAATGGTACTGTCCGGCAGCATCAACAAGCAGATTGTCCGCCGCATTCAAGGCAGTCATGCTAAAGCAATCGGGATATCGGGTGTAGATGGCGGACTGATTCAGGCACGACCGGTAAGCAACTCGGCAGAAGTCGGTCTGGTCGGCGACGTCACTTATGTAGAAGCCTCGATTATTCGTGCGATTGTCCAGCTGGGTTATATTCCGGTTATTGCACCGGTCGGCGCCGATGCTGTTGGACAGCGATATAATATCAATGCCGATACGGCAGCCGGAGCGGTCGCTTCGCATCTGGGTGTACCGCGAATGATCGTCGTCACCGATGTGCCGGGAATTATGCGCACGGTAGACGGCGAGAAACAGGTATTGCCGCGTGTAACGATCAGCGAGATCGACGAGATGATTGCTACCGGTGAAATCTATGGCGGCATGATCCCCAAGGTGAAAGCAGCCATTGCCTGTATCCAGGGAGACGTACAACAGGTCATTATTGTGGATGGCAGTGAACCGCAGATACTGAGTCGTGTACTTCGCGGCGATGCCGTAGGTACCCGTATCGTTCGTAATGAATCGATAATCAGCCAATGA
- the argJ gene encoding bifunctional glutamate N-acetyltransferase/amino-acid acetyltransferase ArgJ has protein sequence MSQSLFEPVPSGTIVTPQGFQAAGLHCGLKKTERNDLGVIVCSVPAAAAAVYTTNLFQAAPLQVTRQSLVNGTLRAVVVNSGNANACTGQQGEQDAYTMRAQTASQLGLAEDEVAVASTGVIGELLKMDCVTAGIAQLPVAIGNQPEHAEEFCQAILTTDLVKKEICVAVQVNGQQVHIAGAAKGSGMIHPNMATMLAFMTTDAVISGEHLQQLLRETTDQTFNMITVDGDTSTNDMLVAMASGLAEHEALTPGHPDWKAFAAGFRHVCEHLAKSIARDGEGATKLVEVVVNGAISDLSARAIAKTVIGSSLVKSAMFGADANWGRIIAAVGRAGEPVNVDTVNIRLGDIVVLTGSRPVPFDEEAALKYLQGDTVQIVVDLHYGEGQALAWGCDLTYDYVRINAAYRT, from the coding sequence ATGTCACAATCATTGTTTGAGCCGGTTCCAAGCGGAACGATTGTTACTCCGCAGGGATTTCAGGCAGCAGGGCTGCATTGCGGACTAAAAAAAACAGAGCGTAATGATCTGGGTGTGATTGTATGCAGTGTACCGGCAGCAGCGGCTGCGGTGTATACGACCAATCTGTTCCAGGCAGCGCCGCTTCAGGTTACTCGTCAGAGTCTGGTCAATGGAACGCTGCGCGCCGTAGTGGTGAATAGCGGCAATGCCAACGCCTGTACCGGACAGCAGGGCGAGCAGGATGCCTATACGATGCGTGCACAGACCGCAAGCCAGCTCGGACTGGCGGAAGATGAGGTGGCGGTAGCTTCGACCGGCGTTATTGGTGAACTGCTAAAAATGGACTGCGTCACTGCAGGTATTGCGCAGCTGCCAGTGGCAATCGGCAATCAGCCGGAACATGCAGAGGAATTCTGTCAGGCGATTCTGACAACCGATCTGGTCAAAAAGGAAATATGCGTCGCTGTACAGGTGAACGGTCAACAGGTACATATTGCAGGAGCGGCCAAGGGATCGGGTATGATTCATCCGAATATGGCCACTATGCTGGCATTTATGACAACCGACGCGGTGATCTCGGGAGAGCATCTGCAGCAGCTGCTGCGGGAGACAACCGATCAGACATTTAACATGATTACGGTAGATGGTGATACCAGTACCAATGACATGCTGGTAGCGATGGCAAGTGGACTGGCCGAGCATGAGGCATTGACGCCGGGGCATCCGGATTGGAAAGCTTTTGCAGCAGGATTCCGGCATGTATGCGAACATCTGGCCAAATCGATAGCAAGAGATGGCGAAGGCGCGACCAAGCTGGTGGAAGTGGTTGTAAACGGCGCTATCAGTGATCTGTCTGCGCGTGCGATTGCCAAAACCGTGATTGGATCCAGCCTGGTCAAATCCGCGATGTTCGGAGCAGACGCCAACTGGGGACGGATCATTGCAGCTGTCGGTCGCGCCGGTGAACCGGTAAACGTGGATACAGTAAACATTCGCCTCGGCGATATCGTAGTACTGACCGGCTCCAGACCGGTACCATTTGATGAAGAAGCGGCACTGAAGTATCTACAGGGCGATACCGTACAAATCGTCGTGGATCTGCATTATGGCGAAGGACAGGCGCTCGCATGGGGCTGTGATCTGACATATGATTACGTCCGCATCAATGCAGCCTACCGCACTTAA
- a CDS encoding argininosuccinate synthase, protein MAKDKIVLAYSGGLDTSIILKWLKETYDAEIITFTADIGQADELDGLEEKALATGASKVYIDDLRAEFAEDFIYPMFQAGALYEGQYLLGTSIARPLIAKRMVEIARAEGAIAIAHGATGKGNDQVRFELNAAALAPEIQVIAPWRLEKFREDFPGRAEMIAYAESHGIPVTASAAKPYSTDRNLLHISYESGVLEDPDFDASAESNKDMFVLSVSPEDAPDQPEMLELQFEKGNCIALNGQSMTPLEVMEKLNELGGKHGIGRVDMVENRFVGMKSRGVYETPGGTILFTAHRKMESLTMDREVMSLRDSLITRYANLVYNGFWFAPERLALQALVTESQKNITGTVKVKLYKGNIIAAGLSSPVSLYNPDIATMEADPTNAYDQGDAAGFIQLNALRLKVNAGVQQAAAQAKQGV, encoded by the coding sequence ATGGCTAAAGATAAAATTGTACTCGCCTATTCCGGCGGTCTGGATACATCGATCATTCTGAAGTGGCTCAAAGAAACGTATGACGCCGAAATTATTACCTTTACTGCCGATATCGGACAAGCGGACGAACTGGACGGTCTGGAAGAAAAAGCACTTGCTACCGGCGCCTCCAAAGTCTATATCGATGATCTGCGTGCTGAATTTGCCGAAGATTTCATTTATCCCATGTTCCAGGCAGGCGCACTATATGAAGGACAATATCTGCTCGGCACGAGTATTGCGCGTCCGTTGATCGCCAAGCGTATGGTCGAGATCGCCCGTGCCGAGGGAGCAATCGCTATTGCTCACGGCGCGACGGGTAAAGGAAACGACCAGGTACGCTTCGAATTGAATGCTGCTGCACTCGCACCGGAGATTCAGGTAATCGCTCCATGGCGTCTGGAGAAATTCCGTGAGGACTTCCCGGGACGTGCCGAGATGATCGCTTATGCGGAGTCCCACGGTATTCCGGTAACGGCATCGGCTGCCAAGCCATACTCTACCGACCGTAACCTGCTGCATATCAGCTATGAGAGCGGCGTACTGGAAGATCCGGACTTTGACGCAAGTGCAGAGAGCAACAAAGATATGTTCGTACTCAGCGTATCGCCGGAGGATGCACCGGATCAGCCGGAAATGCTGGAACTGCAATTTGAAAAAGGAAACTGTATCGCTCTGAACGGTCAATCCATGACACCGCTGGAAGTGATGGAGAAGCTCAATGAGCTGGGCGGCAAGCATGGTATCGGCCGCGTCGATATGGTCGAGAATCGCTTTGTCGGTATGAAGAGCCGCGGCGTATACGAGACACCGGGCGGCACGATCCTGTTCACCGCTCACCGCAAAATGGAGTCCCTGACGATGGACCGCGAAGTAATGAGTCTGCGCGACTCGCTGATTACCCGTTATGCGAATCTGGTCTACAATGGATTCTGGTTCGCACCGGAGCGCCTGGCACTTCAGGCACTGGTAACCGAGAGCCAGAAGAACATCACCGGTACCGTCAAAGTCAAACTGTACAAAGGCAATATCATCGCGGCAGGACTGAGCAGTCCGGTCAGCCTGTACAACCCGGATATCGCTACAATGGAAGCCGATCCGACCAATGCCTATGATCAGGGCGATGCGGCAGGATTTATCCAGCTGAACGCACTGCGTCTCAAGGTAAATGCAGGTGTACAGCAGGCAGCAGCACAAGCCAAACAGGGAGTGTGA
- a CDS encoding acetylornithine transaminase, which translates to MANLANNQQQSQPNKESALFPTYARYPLAFAKGQGSYLWDVNGKKYLDFMCGLAVTNLGHAPAAVADKLKQQLDELWHTSNLFQIPNQEKAAQLLTSMTSGDAVFFCNSGAEANEAAIKLARKYQQKVKGADRYEIITFTQSFHGRTLATLTATGQDKVKEGFHPLPAGFVTVALNDLEALQSAIGPHTAAVMLEMIQAEGGVYPAETEYVQAVAELCKQHGLLLIIDEIQTGMGRTGKLLSFEHYGIEPDIFTLAKGLASGFPVGAMVGKDYLKEAFTAGSHGSTFGGTPLATAAVIATLETMQEQNVIEHAAQMGDYLMQQLHDKLSGHSFVKEIRGKGLMIGMECAAPVNELIMAGQEKGLLFVNAGPNVIRLLPNLLITEQEIDQAVQILSEIIHEYAPVVSASGPSGV; encoded by the coding sequence ATGGCTAATCTGGCAAATAACCAGCAGCAATCACAACCGAACAAGGAAAGTGCATTATTCCCGACGTATGCACGATACCCGCTTGCTTTTGCAAAAGGACAAGGCAGCTACCTGTGGGATGTGAATGGCAAAAAGTATCTGGACTTTATGTGCGGACTGGCTGTAACCAATCTGGGTCATGCTCCGGCAGCAGTAGCCGACAAGCTCAAGCAGCAGCTCGACGAGCTGTGGCATACCTCGAATTTGTTCCAGATCCCGAATCAGGAAAAAGCAGCGCAGCTGCTGACTTCCATGACTTCCGGCGATGCCGTATTTTTTTGCAACAGCGGGGCCGAAGCCAATGAAGCAGCGATCAAGCTGGCACGCAAGTATCAGCAAAAGGTAAAGGGCGCAGATCGCTACGAAATTATTACCTTTACCCAATCATTCCATGGACGTACGCTGGCTACTCTGACAGCGACTGGACAGGACAAGGTCAAAGAAGGATTCCATCCTCTGCCGGCCGGTTTCGTTACGGTAGCGCTGAATGATCTGGAAGCACTCCAGTCAGCGATTGGACCGCATACGGCAGCAGTGATGCTGGAGATGATCCAGGCGGAAGGCGGCGTGTATCCGGCTGAAACGGAATATGTACAGGCAGTAGCAGAGCTGTGCAAGCAGCATGGACTGCTGCTCATTATCGATGAGATTCAGACGGGTATGGGGCGGACAGGGAAACTGCTCTCTTTTGAACATTACGGCATTGAGCCGGATATTTTCACACTGGCCAAGGGACTGGCGAGCGGATTCCCGGTCGGCGCGATGGTCGGCAAAGATTATCTCAAAGAAGCCTTTACAGCAGGCAGTCATGGCTCTACCTTTGGTGGTACACCACTGGCAACTGCAGCAGTGATTGCAACGCTGGAGACGATGCAGGAACAAAACGTGATCGAGCATGCCGCCCAGATGGGCGACTATCTGATGCAGCAGCTGCATGACAAGCTGTCGGGTCATTCTTTTGTCAAAGAAATTCGCGGCAAGGGTCTGATGATCGGGATGGAATGTGCAGCACCGGTGAACGAATTGATTATGGCCGGACAGGAAAAAGGGCTGCTGTTCGTCAATGCAGGACCTAACGTAATTCGTCTGCTGCCGAATCTGCTGATCACCGAGCAGGAAATTGATCAGGCAGTCCAGATCTTGAGTGAGATTATTCATGAATATGCTCCGGTAGTCAGTGCTTCCGGACCGAGCGGCGTATAG
- the argF gene encoding ornithine carbamoyltransferase: MADAAQQNQLELSHFKGKDFVELSDYTAEEINFLIELAIELKRKQKAGEVYRPLEGKTVGLIFEKSSTRTRVSFEVGTYQLGGHALFLSKNDIQMGRGETIADTARVMSRYLDGIMIRTFGHENVTELAKYADIPVINGLSDLGHPCQVLADFQTIVEQKGKLKGLKLAYIGDGNNMAHSLMIGGARVGLDVYVASPEGYEPDPAVIKQCEQLAAESGATVKVVRDPQEAVQDADVIYTDVWASMGFEEEQKIREQAFADYQVNEALVSHAKPDYIFLHCLPAHRGEEVSAGVIDGPNSVIFDEAENRLHAQKAIMAALIG; this comes from the coding sequence ATGGCAGATGCAGCACAGCAGAATCAACTGGAACTCAGTCATTTCAAAGGCAAGGATTTTGTGGAACTCAGCGATTATACAGCGGAAGAAATCAACTTTCTGATCGAACTGGCGATTGAGCTGAAGCGTAAGCAAAAAGCAGGAGAAGTCTACCGTCCGCTGGAAGGTAAAACAGTAGGTCTGATTTTTGAAAAGTCCTCGACACGTACACGGGTTTCTTTTGAAGTGGGAACCTATCAGCTGGGTGGACATGCCCTGTTCCTCAGCAAAAACGATATCCAGATGGGACGCGGCGAGACGATTGCCGATACAGCACGCGTCATGTCACGTTATCTGGATGGCATCATGATCCGTACATTCGGTCATGAAAATGTAACCGAACTGGCGAAATATGCAGACATCCCGGTGATTAACGGGCTGAGCGATCTGGGACACCCTTGTCAGGTGCTGGCAGACTTCCAGACGATCGTGGAGCAGAAGGGCAAGCTGAAAGGGCTCAAATTAGCCTACATCGGCGATGGCAACAATATGGCGCATTCCCTGATGATTGGCGGCGCACGGGTCGGCCTGGACGTGTATGTAGCGAGCCCGGAAGGGTATGAGCCTGATCCTGCTGTGATCAAGCAGTGCGAGCAGCTGGCAGCCGAGAGCGGAGCGACGGTCAAAGTCGTACGCGATCCGCAGGAAGCAGTGCAGGATGCAGATGTGATTTATACCGATGTATGGGCCAGCATGGGCTTTGAGGAAGAGCAGAAGATCCGTGAGCAGGCATTTGCCGACTATCAGGTAAATGAAGCACTCGTTAGCCATGCCAAGCCGGATTATATATTCCTGCACTGTCTGCCGGCCCACCGCGGCGAAGAAGTAAGCGCAGGTGTGATTGATGGACCGAACAGTGTTATTTTCGATGAAGCAGAGAATCGTCTGCATGCACAGAAAGCTATCATGGCTGCGCTGATCGGTTAA